Genomic DNA from Chromatiales bacterium:
AACTATAGTTTATCTGTGCATAGCCAGGCATAAATAGATTATGCCCACTTTAGAATAGCGTTGACTGTTTGCTTTGTAGAGCAATTATTTCCATTTAATAGAACAACCGATGCTAGCGGTTTGATATTCGGGACCTTGCCCAGTTTCGGCTACCAGGATCATTGCTTCGAGTAGTTCGGGCTTCATGCTTTCGTCGCTTTTGTTCGGCCCGCTTGCGTCCAGTCGTCCTCGGTATTGGAGTTCAAAGTTTTTGTTATAACCGAAAAAGTCAGGTGTGCATACTGCACCATATGCTTTGGCAACTGCTTGGCTTTCATCAAATAAATAGGGAAAGGGGTAGGCCAAATTTTTAGCAATTTTTTTCATATTATCAAACGAGTCTTCTGCATAGTCAGCCGGATCGTTAGACATGATTGCAACGGAATTGATACCGTAGTCAAAAAGCTGTCTAGTTTGGGTAACCAGTTTCTTTTGCACCGCTTTGACAAAAGGGCAGTGGTTGCAAATAAACATGACTAGCAGACCGTTTGCTCCCATACAGTCGCGTCCGTTATATATTCTGCCGTCGGTTGCTGGTAGGCTAAAATCGTGCATCGCCTCTCCAAAATTGCAAACTGGTGTTGTTTTTGCTACCATAATTTCCTTATCTGAATGTACCACAAAAGTTAAACCTGCATAATAACTTATTTTTTCATATTATCAAGTATTGATACGCTAAAATTATACAACCCTATAACGAGAAATTTAATGACACGATTTTTTACTTCCGAGTCGGTTTCCGAAGGTCACCCTGATAAGATTTGTGATCAAATATCCGACGGTATCTTAGATGCACTGCTGGCTGAGGATGTCAACAGCCGCGTTGCCTGTGAGGTTATGGTCAAAAATAACCATGTGGTTGTCGGTGGTGAGGTTTCCGCCACTGCTGATATTTGTTATGAAAAGCATATTCGTCGTATCATTGCCGAGATAGGTTACGACGATCCAGCACTGGGCTTTGATGCCGAACAATGTAGTATTTCGTGTTTATTGGGTAGGCAATCATCTGATATTAATCAAGGTGTTGACGGTGGTGAAATGCAAGGAGCGGGTGATCAAGGCCTGATGTTCGGCTATGCAAATAACGAGACTGATACATTGATGCCAGCACCCATTACTTACGCACATCGTTTGCTTAAGCGCCACGCCGAATTAAGGCGGACTAAGGCACTGGCGTGGTTACGACCAGATGCCAAGAGCCAACTCAGCTTTCGTTACGAAGACGATAAGCCGGTTGGTATATTGGCGGTAGTTTTCTCTACCCAGCACGATGAATCTGTATCGCTTGCTGACATTGAAGAAGCAGTCAAAGAACAAATCATTAAGGCGGTTTTGCCAGCCGAGTGGTTGTCTGCTGATACCCGCTATCATATTAACCCGACTGGTCGTTTCGTAATTGGTGGCCCGGTCGGTGATTGCGGATTAACTGGGCGCAAAATTATCGTTGATACTTATGGTGGTATGGCACGACACGGTGGTGGTGCTTTTTCAGGTAAGGATCCGTCTAAGGTTGACCGTTCTGCAGCGTATGCAGCACGCTATGTGGCAAAGAATATCGTTGCCGCAGATTTAGCTAAGCGTTGCGAGGTACAGATTTCTTATGCAATAGGTGTCGCCGAACCAGTTTCGATTTCGGTGGATACTTTTAGTACTGGCAATCTCCCTGATGTGGAGATTGTATCTCTGATAAAAGAGCATTTTGATTTGCGTCCTGCGGCAATTATCAAAAATCTAGATTTACTCAATCCAATTTATCGCCAGACTGCTGCATACGGGCATTTCGGTAGAGACGATGTGCAATTACCTTGGGAACGATGCGATAAAATAGCATCGTTAAAAGCGTAGCTTGGTATAGCTACCACAGCATTATTGATTAAAGAGCATATAAAAGGAGATATATAAATGAGCGTTGTAGCCACAGAACTGGAAAGAGATTACCGAGTTGCCGATTTAAGTTTAGCAGAGTGGGGAAGGAAAGAAATTACGATTGCTGAGACTGAGATGCCGGGATTGATGGCATTACGAGAGCAGTATGCTGGAGAACAACCGCTCGCTGGAGCGCGCATTGCTGGCTGTTTGCACATGACCGTGCAGACTGCGGTGTTGATAGAAACCTTAGTTAAACTTGGCGCATCTTTGAGATGGTCGTCGTGCAATATATTCTCTACGCAAGACCACGCAGCGGCAGCGATGGCTCTAGCTGGCATTCCGGTTTTTGCTTGGAAAGGTGAAAGTGAATCCGAATATTGGTGGTGTGTAGAGCAAACGGTTAAAGGCAGAGATGGTTGGACACCTAATTTATTACTGGACGACGGTGGCGATTTAACTAAAGTGATGCACGATGATTATCCCGATTTACTAAAGCAGGTGAAAGGGGTATCCGAAGAAACTACTACTGGGGTGAGACGGCTTTACGAGATGTCCGCAAAGGGAGAGTTAGCGACGGTTGCATTCAATGTTAACGACTCTGTTACCAAATCTAAGTTTGATAATATCTATGGTTGTCGCGAGTCGCTAGTAGATGGCATTAAGCGTGCTACTGATGTAATGATGTCTGGCAAAATAGCGGTGGTTTGCGGTTACGGTGATGTCGGCAAAGGATGTGCACAATCGCTGCGTAGTCAACGATGCCAAGTGTGGGTGACCGAAATAGATCCGATTTGTGCGTTGCAGGCGGCGATGGAAGGGTTTCGCGTCGTGACTATGGAGGAGGCTGCTGGGCAAGCTGATATATTTATTACCGCAACTGGTAATTATCATGTCATTAACCACGACCATATACTGGCAATGAAAGATCAAGCAATTGTTTGTAATATCGGGCATTTTGATAATGAAATAGATGTGATGAGCTTAAAAAATTATCGTTGGACGAATGTCAAGCCACAGGTCGATCAGATAGAACTACCCGATGGCAAGTGCATCACGCTACTGGCCGAAGGACGACTAGTTAATTTAGGTTGTGCGACTGGGCATCCGAGTTTTGTGATGTCTAACTCATTCACCAATCAAGTGCTGGCGCAAATAGAGCTTTGGCAAAACGCTGACCGCTATAGTATTGGTGTGCACACACTGCCTAAGTTGCTTGACGAGCAAGTGGCACGATTGCATTTAGCTAAAGTCGGTGCACACTTAACACAATTAAACTCTAAGCAAGCCGAATATATCGGAGTCCCTGTAGAAGGCCCTTACAAA
This window encodes:
- a CDS encoding thioredoxin family protein; the encoded protein is MVAKTTPVCNFGEAMHDFSLPATDGRIYNGRDCMGANGLLVMFICNHCPFVKAVQKKLVTQTRQLFDYGINSVAIMSNDPADYAEDSFDNMKKIAKNLAYPFPYLFDESQAVAKAYGAVCTPDFFGYNKNFELQYRGRLDASGPNKSDESMKPELLEAMILVAETGQGPEYQTASIGCSIKWK
- a CDS encoding adenosylhomocysteinase — its product is MSVVATELERDYRVADLSLAEWGRKEITIAETEMPGLMALREQYAGEQPLAGARIAGCLHMTVQTAVLIETLVKLGASLRWSSCNIFSTQDHAAAAMALAGIPVFAWKGESESEYWWCVEQTVKGRDGWTPNLLLDDGGDLTKVMHDDYPDLLKQVKGVSEETTTGVRRLYEMSAKGELATVAFNVNDSVTKSKFDNIYGCRESLVDGIKRATDVMMSGKIAVVCGYGDVGKGCAQSLRSQRCQVWVTEIDPICALQAAMEGFRVVTMEEAAGQADIFITATGNYHVINHDHILAMKDQAIVCNIGHFDNEIDVMSLKNYRWTNVKPQVDQIELPDGKCITLLAEGRLVNLGCATGHPSFVMSNSFTNQVLAQIELWQNADRYSIGVHTLPKLLDEQVARLHLAKVGAHLTQLNSKQAEYIGVPVEGPYKADHYRY
- a CDS encoding methionine adenosyltransferase, with protein sequence MTRFFTSESVSEGHPDKICDQISDGILDALLAEDVNSRVACEVMVKNNHVVVGGEVSATADICYEKHIRRIIAEIGYDDPALGFDAEQCSISCLLGRQSSDINQGVDGGEMQGAGDQGLMFGYANNETDTLMPAPITYAHRLLKRHAELRRTKALAWLRPDAKSQLSFRYEDDKPVGILAVVFSTQHDESVSLADIEEAVKEQIIKAVLPAEWLSADTRYHINPTGRFVIGGPVGDCGLTGRKIIVDTYGGMARHGGGAFSGKDPSKVDRSAAYAARYVAKNIVAADLAKRCEVQISYAIGVAEPVSISVDTFSTGNLPDVEIVSLIKEHFDLRPAAIIKNLDLLNPIYRQTAAYGHFGRDDVQLPWERCDKIASLKA